One Baekduia alba genomic window, GTCGGCTCCAACCCCGTCGCCGCGACGATCTGGTCGCGTGCCGCGGCCGCGGTGCCGTCGAGGCTCGAAGGCGCGACCGACGCGGCCGCGCCGTCTCCCTCGCCCGCCGCGCTGCGCGCGATCCGCGCTGCCAGTTCCCAATCAACGTGCATCGGCGCTAGGAGACCGCGGGAAGGTGGAGGAGCTGCTCGAGCGACGCCTGCGTGCGCGCGGCGACGACCGCGTGGTGGGGCTCGAGGTCCAGCGGCGCGCTCAGCGGCCCGTCGGGCGCGCCGACGAACGCGACCTGCCCGCCGGACTCGCGCACGATCAGCTGCGCGGCGGCGGCATCGACCGCCCGCGTGCGCGCCAGCGAGGCCATCGCGTCCACGCGTGTCGCGGCGACCTGGCACATCGACACCGCGATCGAGCCCATCGCGCGGATCCGCCGCGTGGCGGCGACGAGGTCGTCCGACGCCAGCGCCAGCCAGCGCGGGTCCGCGGACTCGACCGCGAGCAGCTCCAGGCGGCCGTCCGGCGTCCGGCGCTCGGGCGGCGGCGCGTCGAGCGCCACGTCGTTCAGGAACGCGCCCGCGCCGGCCTCGGCGCGCCACTCCTCGCCGGGGCCGAGGTCGTAGACGTAGCCGAACACGACGTCGGCCATCGTCGTCCCGGTAGCGACCGCGACCGACAGCGCGTGGTGCGGCAGCCCGCGCTTGGCGTTCAGCGAGCCGTCGATCGGATCGACGACGACCAGGACCTCGTCGGACCCGAAGTCGACCGTCCCGCGCTCCTCCGAGACGACCGTGAACCGGGCGCCGCCGTCGTGCAGCTGCTGCAGCTGCGCGAAGACGCGATCCTCGGCCTCGGCGTCGATCACGAGCGTCTTGTCGCCGCCCTTGCCGCGCACGCCGGTCTCGATCACCCGCTCGATGCTGGTCGGATGGTCGCGCAACACGGACCGCAGTCCCTCGGCCGCCGCGCGACACGCTCCCAACCAGTCGTGTTCGAGAGCGGGGTGCGACGTCATCAGGGCCATATCCTAGGGTCGTGCCCGCTTCTCCCGGCGCCATCACCCCTGAGACCGCCGAGGCGGCCCAGGCGCGCGCCGTCTCCCACCGCGGCGGGCCGCTGCTCGTCCTGGGCGGCGCGGGGAGCGGCCGGACGCAGACGCTCGTCGACCGGTTCGCCTGGCTGGTGACCTCCGGCGGCGTCGCGCCCGAGGAGATCCTGGTGCTCACGCGCGGCGCCGCGGCGGCCGAGTCGCTGCGCGCGCGCGTCGAGGACGCGCTCGGCGATCGCGCGTTCGAGGACCTGCCGGTGCTGCCCATCCACGGGATGTGCGCGCGGCTGCTGCGCGACGAGGCGCTGGAGGCCGGGATCGACCCGTTCGCGGTGACCGCGACGCCGGCCGACCGGCTGGCGCTGCTGCTCGACCGCGTCGACGAGCTCACGCTGCGCCGCCACGACCTGCGCGGCCGCCCCGCCGCGGTGCTGTCCGCGGTGCTCGGGCGGATCGACCGGCTCAAGGAGTCCGGGATCTCGCCGGCGCGGTTCGCCGAGTGGGCGGCGAGCCTGCCGGACGACGGCGCCGGCGAGCGCGCCGAGCGCGAGCGCGAGTTCGCGTCGCTGTACGAGACCCACGACCGGCTCATGCTCGAGCACGGGCTCCTGGACTTCGGCGAGCTCGTCCTGCGCGCGCACTCGCTGCTGGAGCAGCGGCCGCACGTCCGGGCGCGGGTCGCGGGGCGCTGGCGCCACGTGCTGGTCGACGACGTCGAGGACACGACGCCCGCCCAGCTGCGGTTGATCATGCTCTTGGCCGCCGAGCACGGCGAGCTGGTCGCGACCGCCGACGACGACCAGGCGGTCGACGAGCCGCGCGGCGTCGCGGCCCGCCTGCGCGGCGTGGTCGGCGCGCGGATCGGCGGGCGGCCGGTCGACGTCGTCGTCCTCGGTCGATCGCAGCGGTGCCCGGACCGGGTGGTCGTGGCGGCCGAGGCGGTCGTCGCGCCGATCGCCGACCGGCTGGAGGAGCGCTGGTCGGGGACCGACGTCGTCGGACGCGGCTTCGAGGGCGACGTCCGGCTGTGGCGCTGCGAGAGCGATCGCGCGCAGGCCCAGGGCGTCGCCACGGCGGTCGAGCGGTTGGTGCGCGAGGGCGTCTCGCCCGGGCGGATCGGCGTGCTGGTGCGGTCGGTGCGGTCCGAGGGCCAGGAGCTGGCGGTCGCGTTGGAGGAGCGGGCGCTGCCGTTCCGGCTGGCCGGCGCCGCGGCGTTCTTCGGGCAGGCCGAGGTCCGCGACGTCCTGGCGTGGCTGCGGCTGCTGGTGAACCCGAGCGACGCGGGCGCGGTCGTGCGCGCGCTGGCGCGGCCGCCGATCGAGCTGCACGCGGTCGACCTCGCCCGCTGCATCCAGATCGCCAAGCGCCGCAAGTTGGACATGGTGACCGGTCTGGTCGCGGCGACCGAGTCGCCGCAGCTGCCGCCGGAGGCGCGCGAGCGCGTCCTGGCCTTCCTGAAGCTGCACCGGCAGGCGGCCGCCGCGCTGGACACGACGCGCCCGGACCTGTTCGTCCACCGGCTGATCGAGCGGCTGGGGCTCCGGCGCCAGCAGGTGTTCGCGGCGCAGGCCGACGTCGTGGAGCGCCTCGTCTCCCTCGCGCATGTTGGTGAGCTTGCCGCGTCGTACGTCCGCCGTGCGCCGCAGGCGACGCCGCGCGAGTTCGCGCGCTGGCTGGCGGCGGTGGCCGAGGCCGGCGGCCTGGGCGACGTCGAGGAGCAGGACGGCGCGCCGCCGCGCGACGACGCCGTGGCGGTCCTGCCGCTGCACGCGGTCAAGGGGCTCGAGTTCGACCACGTGTTCATCTGCGGCTTGCAGTCGTCGCGGATGCCGGGCGCGCGGCGCGTGCTGGTGGAGCCGCTGCCGCCGGGCCTGTCGGTGCCCGGCATCGCCGACAGCGAAGGGGGCGACTCGCGCGAGGCGCACGTCGACGAGATGCGGCGCGTGCTGCACGTGGCGATGACGCGGGCGCGCGAGGGCTTGGTCCTGGCCTACGCGGCGCAGAGCGAGCGCGGCGCGCCGCAGCATCCGTCGCCGTTCGCCGAGGAGGCGCGGGCCGCGCTGGGCGAGGAGTGGGAAGATGTAGAAGAACAGCTCTTCGGGCCCGACGAGGCGCTGCACGCGGCGATCGGGCAGCTGCGCGACGAGCTTCTGCGCGACGTCCAGCAGATCGGCGCGCGGCTGGGCGAGCTGCGGTTGGACACCGACCTGGACGTCGCCCACGGCGTGTCCCGATACCTGGAGCTGCTGAAGCTGGCGGCGCTGCACGCCCGGCCCGAGGGGCAGGAGGTCGCCGACGCGCTGCCCGGCGTCAACGCGGCGATCCTGCACGCGGCGACCGCGCAGCAGCGCGAGATCCTCCAGACCTCGTCGCTGGACGACGTGCTGCTGGACGGCGAGCGCGACGCCAGCGTGCGCGCGAAGGCGAGCGCGGCGCGGCACGAGCCGTCGCTGGCGCCGTTCCTCCCGACGCGGGGCGACGGGCTGGCGCTGAGCGCCTCCGACATCGAGACCTACCGGACGTGCCCGTTGAAGTACAAGTTCGCGCGCGTGTTCCGGGTGCCGCAGGAGCCGACGATCAACCAGCGGTTCGGCATCGTCGTCCACCAGGTGCTGGAGCGCTACCACCAGTCGGGCGGGCAGTCGGTCGACGAGTTGCTGGGGCTGTTGGAGGCGAGCTGGCGGCGCAGCGGCTTCGGCCCCAGCGACGAGGAGAACCAGCTGCACGGCAAGGCGGAGAACGCGCTGAAGCGCTACCACGAGCGCTTCCAGGCCGACGACGCCGAGCCGATGTGGTTCGAGAAGTCCTTCAACTTCAAGATCGGGGCGCATACGCTGCGCGGGCGCGTCGACCGCGTCGACCGGATGGCCGACGGGCGCTACGAGCTGATCGACTACAAGACGGGCCGGCCGAAGGCGCCGGCGCAGCTGCGCGACGACGTGCAGCTGGCGCTGTACGCGGTCGCGGCCGACAGCGCCTGGCACCTCGAGTCGAGCGTCCAGTCCTACTTGTACGTCTTGGACGACCAGAAGGTCCCGCTGCCCGACGACGCCAACGACGCCGAGTGGATCACCGAGACGGTGATGGAGGTCGCCGACGGCATCCTCGGACAGGGCTTCGAGCCGACGCCGTCCTACGCGGCCTGCTCGATCTGCGACTACCGGATCGCCTGCCCGGCGGCCGAGCGCTAGCCGCTCAGCCCAGGAAGCCGACGAGCAGCCCGAGCAGGACGAACGCGAAGAGCGCCAGGGCCGCGACGGCGACCCAGCGGCTCAGGTTCGGGCCGTGGCGCTGCGCCGGGTCGTGGCCGTCGGGCGCGATCAGGTCGTGGAGCGTCGCCTCGCGCGGGGCCTTCGGCTCGGCCGACGGGCCGAAGGGCTGCGTCGCGTCGTCGTCGGCGTCGCGCTGCTCGGCGACGGTGAAGGGGCGGGTGGGGTCGGCGGCGGCGTGGAGGACGCGCGTCTCGGGTTCGGCGGGCGCGTCGCCGTCGCCGTCGTCTTCGCGTGCCGCGTCGAGTTGCTGCTCGAGCTCGGCGATCGCGACCTGCGAGCGCTCCCGCTCCTCGACGAGCTCGGCCCGCAGCACGTCGATGCCCTCCCGCGCGGCGTTCAGCTCCTGCTCGAGCGCGTCCGCGTCGATCACCGACGCCATCTCCGCCGTGAACGGCTCCGCCTCGGCGGCCTGCCGCGCCTCCTCGGCCTGCGTCGCGCGCGCCTCGGCCTCTGCAACACGGGTCTCGGCCTCCGCAACGCGGGTCTCGGCCTCTGTGGCGCGGGTCTCGGCGGCCTCGGCGCGAGCCGTCGCTTCGGCGAGGGCCCGCTCATTGTGGGTCGTGGCCGCCTCGAGCTGCTGCTCCAGCGCGGCGATGCGCTCGGTGGGGCCGGCGAGCGCCTCGTCGCGGGCGGCGCTCACGGCGGCGCCGAGCTCGGCACGGACGGACGCGGCGTCGGCCTCCGCCCGCTCGAGCTCGCGGCGCAGGCGGTTGGCCTCGCGGGCGACGGCGGTGAAGCGCTCGCCGTCGTCGGGCTCGTCGGGCGGCGGCAGCTCGAGCAGCGTGCCGCGGAGGCCGAGCGACAGGCGCGTGCCGGGCGCCAGCGCCTCGGCGGGCGCGGCATAGGCCGCCTCCCACCGCTGGCCGTCGGCGAGGGTCCGGATCGGCGTCAGCTCGATGCGGCGCTGGTCCTCGCCCGGCTCGACGACGAGGACCGGCGGCCGGCCGAACCGCGTCGCGGTCCGGAAGCGCCCTTCGAGCTCCAGCACGACGAGCGCACCCGAGATGGGCGTCGCCTCGAAGCGCAACAGCTCGAACGGGGCGCCGCTTCGCGCCTGCGGCGTCACGGCCGCTCCGCGTCCTCCTCGTCGGGCAGCGCCGACATCGGCTGCGTCCGCTCGAGGTCGTGGGCGCGGGGCGCCTCCTCGCCCGCGGCCTCGCGCGCCGTGATCCGGCCGGAGCGCAGCGGCGGCTCGTCGCTCTCGTCGATGTCGTCGCCACGGTCGTCGCGACGGCCCAGGCCGGAGAAGAGGCTCGGCACGCGCGGCTCGGAGGCGACGGGGCCCTCGGCGTCGGCGTCGAGGTCCTCGGCGAGATCGTCGTCGCTCGCCCCGCGGCGGTGGTCGACGGCGGTCACACGGCGCCGGAGGTCGCGCTCGCGCACCTGGATCGTCACCGAGATGGCAGCCAGCGACAGCGCCGCGCCGGCCGCCATCAGGAACGCGCCGGCGAGCGCGAGCCAGGCGCCGGACGACGGGTCGCCGCCGCCCGCGGCCGGCGGCGCGTTGACCAGCTGGACGAAGACGATCAGCAGCGCGGCGCCGGGCACGCCCGCCGCGGCCCACGGCGCGGTCGTGTCCGGCCGCACCGACGCGACCATCCCCGCGACCGCCAGCGCGGCGAGCACGAGGTCCAGCGCCTCGAAGACCTCCCAGCCCGTCGGGCCGGTGTCGTACCAGCGCAGGAAGAGGGAGACGAAGAGCAGGGCCGACCCGGCGAAGAGCACGGCGCGGCCAAGGTCGATGCGACGAGGCATGACCACCCTCTTCCCACCGGTCTGCCCGATGACACCCTCTTTAGGCGCCGGCGCCGATCGCGCGCCGCAGGTCGTCGACCAGATCCTCCGGCGCCTCGACGCCGCAGGAGAGCCGGACCAGGTCGGCGGGGACCGCGGCATCGGAGCCTTCGACCGACTGGTGGGTCATCGCCTGCGGGACCTCGATGAGCGACTCGACGCCGCCGAGCGACTCGGCCAACGTGAACAGCTTGGTCCGCTGCGCGATGCCGATGGCGTCCGGGTGGCGGAAGGAGACCATCCCGGAGAAGCCGGGCCAGCGGACGTCGACCACGCCGGGCGCCGCCTTCAGGAAGCCGACGACCGCCTCGGCGCTCGCGGCGTGCGCGGCCATCCGCAGGTGCAGCGTCCGCAGGCCGCGGTGGACGAGGAAGCAGTCGAACGGGCCCGCCACGGCGCCGACGCTGTTCTGGACGAAGCGCACGCGCTCGTGGACCTCGGGGTCCTTGACGATCACCGCGCCGCCGACCGTGTCGGAGTGCCCGCCGAGGTACTTGGTGACCGAGTGCACGGCCGCGTCGGCGCCGAGCTCCAGCGGCCGCTGGTTGACCGGCGTGGCGAACGTGTTGTCGACCACGACGAACGGCGTGGCGCCGCCGGCGCGCACGCGCGCGATGACCGCGCGCACGTCCACGACGTTCAACAAGGGGTTGGTCGGCGTCTCGATCCACACGACCTTGGTCTGCGGCGTGAGCGCGGCGGCCACGGCGTCGAGGTCGGTCTGGTCGACCAGGGTGTAGGTCAACCCGAAGCGGGTCAGCACCTTGTCGACCAGCCGGAACGTCCCGCCGTACAGGTCGTTGGGCAGCACCACGTGGTCGCCGGCGCTGCACACCGCCGTGAGCAGCGCGTGCGTCGCCGCCATCCCGGACGAGAACGACGACCCGAGGCCGCCCTCCAGCTCGCCGAGCGCGGTCTCCAGCGCCGACCGCGTCGGGTTGGCGCTGCGGGCGTAGTCGTAGTCCTCCACGAACTCGCCGACCGCGGGCTGCGCGAACGTCGAGGTCTGGTGGATGGCCGGGATGACCGACCGATAGGTGGGATCCGGCTCGAGGCCGGCGTGGACGGCGCGGGTGGCGAACTTCATCGAGCCAGCGATTCCAGCAGGTCCGCGCGGGTGACGATGCCCGCGGGGCGCCCATCGGCCATCACGAGCAGCGCCTGGCGCTCGCCGACGAGCAGCTCGACCGCCTCGCGCACCGGGTCCTCGGCGGACACGGCGTGCAGGGGCGGCTCCATCACCGCCACGATCTCGGCGCCCAGCAGCGCGGGCTCGTCGATCGCGCGCGACAGCAGCCCGCGCTCGCCGACCGAGCCGACGACCGTGCCCGGGTCCTTCGCGCTGACGACCGGCAGCTGGGAGACGCCGTGCTCGTGCAGCAGCGC contains:
- a CDS encoding inositol monophosphatase family protein encodes the protein MALMTSHPALEHDWLGACRAAAEGLRSVLRDHPTSIERVIETGVRGKGGDKTLVIDAEAEDRVFAQLQQLHDGGARFTVVSEERGTVDFGSDEVLVVVDPIDGSLNAKRGLPHHALSVAVATGTTMADVVFGYVYDLGPGEEWRAEAGAGAFLNDVALDAPPPERRTPDGRLELLAVESADPRWLALASDDLVAATRRIRAMGSIAVSMCQVAATRVDAMASLARTRAVDAAAAQLIVRESGGQVAFVGAPDGPLSAPLDLEPHHAVVAARTQASLEQLLHLPAVS
- a CDS encoding ATP-dependent helicase, translating into MPASPGAITPETAEAAQARAVSHRGGPLLVLGGAGSGRTQTLVDRFAWLVTSGGVAPEEILVLTRGAAAAESLRARVEDALGDRAFEDLPVLPIHGMCARLLRDEALEAGIDPFAVTATPADRLALLLDRVDELTLRRHDLRGRPAAVLSAVLGRIDRLKESGISPARFAEWAASLPDDGAGERAEREREFASLYETHDRLMLEHGLLDFGELVLRAHSLLEQRPHVRARVAGRWRHVLVDDVEDTTPAQLRLIMLLAAEHGELVATADDDQAVDEPRGVAARLRGVVGARIGGRPVDVVVLGRSQRCPDRVVVAAEAVVAPIADRLEERWSGTDVVGRGFEGDVRLWRCESDRAQAQGVATAVERLVREGVSPGRIGVLVRSVRSEGQELAVALEERALPFRLAGAAAFFGQAEVRDVLAWLRLLVNPSDAGAVVRALARPPIELHAVDLARCIQIAKRRKLDMVTGLVAATESPQLPPEARERVLAFLKLHRQAAAALDTTRPDLFVHRLIERLGLRRQQVFAAQADVVERLVSLAHVGELAASYVRRAPQATPREFARWLAAVAEAGGLGDVEEQDGAPPRDDAVAVLPLHAVKGLEFDHVFICGLQSSRMPGARRVLVEPLPPGLSVPGIADSEGGDSREAHVDEMRRVLHVAMTRAREGLVLAYAAQSERGAPQHPSPFAEEARAALGEEWEDVEEQLFGPDEALHAAIGQLRDELLRDVQQIGARLGELRLDTDLDVAHGVSRYLELLKLAALHARPEGQEVADALPGVNAAILHAATAQQREILQTSSLDDVLLDGERDASVRAKASAARHEPSLAPFLPTRGDGLALSASDIETYRTCPLKYKFARVFRVPQEPTINQRFGIVVHQVLERYHQSGGQSVDELLGLLEASWRRSGFGPSDEENQLHGKAENALKRYHERFQADDAEPMWFEKSFNFKIGAHTLRGRVDRVDRMADGRYELIDYKTGRPKAPAQLRDDVQLALYAVAADSAWHLESSVQSYLYVLDDQKVPLPDDANDAEWITETVMEVADGILGQGFEPTPSYAACSICDYRIACPAAER
- a CDS encoding PLP-dependent transferase → MKFATRAVHAGLEPDPTYRSVIPAIHQTSTFAQPAVGEFVEDYDYARSANPTRSALETALGELEGGLGSSFSSGMAATHALLTAVCSAGDHVVLPNDLYGGTFRLVDKVLTRFGLTYTLVDQTDLDAVAAALTPQTKVVWIETPTNPLLNVVDVRAVIARVRAGGATPFVVVDNTFATPVNQRPLELGADAAVHSVTKYLGGHSDTVGGAVIVKDPEVHERVRFVQNSVGAVAGPFDCFLVHRGLRTLHLRMAAHAASAEAVVGFLKAAPGVVDVRWPGFSGMVSFRHPDAIGIAQRTKLFTLAESLGGVESLIEVPQAMTHQSVEGSDAAVPADLVRLSCGVEAPEDLVDDLRRAIGAGA